DNA sequence from the Lodderomyces elongisporus chromosome 5, complete sequence genome:
GTTGCCATATAAGATCAAGAACGATTCAATTGGTGGTAAGAGTATACGAGTAACTTCCAACTCGGAATGGACTCAAAGCTGTAAGCTTTTACTAACAAATTTGAACTGGATGCTAATTTTTGTGCAAGCACATACCAGCGGTCCCGATGGTTCTGCCTAAAAAATGGATCTAtatattttctatttttgtcgtctttttttttgccccgttcctttctttctttctttcttttatgaATTATTTTCTATTATCGAaattgctttttctttgtaagCTTTGAAGATGGCGCCTAatttttctcaaattgataGTGTAATTTATAAGCTGTGGATCTAAAGGAATTCTTGCAACCAAATTGTATCTGCACCAtcgaaattttttttctttttgtttctttgacAAGCCTAACCGCCAACCAACAAATAAGATAAGAATCAAgccacttttctttttctttcaaagaCTTGATTGTAtactttcattcttttaaATTGTCTTTACTTACTCCTTGTATTTTTTAATAGAAGATGAGACGGCTTCACGAACATACGGAAAGCTTTATTCGTCACTCTACGCCTATATGGAATCTGAATAACCATCATCGTTTCCGTCACCAACAACTCAACAACCAACAACTGCAGCAACAATATTCAGAAGGATATTCAGAAACACCTGATTCAGTCTCAATTTCATTTATCACCAATTTTAATGACACGCCTACAAAAGTGAACAACCCTATTTCTTTacctgcaacaacaacaacaacgacacgCAATGCACCAAAGAGCTTTAGAATCATCAATGAGTCTATGATTCCAAGAAGTATACTGTTTGAAGTTGATGAAAGAGAAGATGAGTCACCAAGAAAAGAGCCTCAAATTGGGAAAGAAATTTGTAATGACATGGAAATGCCGCTCTATAGTTTTGCAAGTAGCACACTCGTCAACTGTAACAGGTATCGTCAGAATGTAGAGTTAATCGAAAGCTCGCCTATTTCAGTTGAGTTTTTGAGATCCAAAGCTGTAGGTGGTGAGTGGGCAGACTGTCGTGACCAGGATGATTTGCTTAGAGCCAAAGAGGTTTTCCGCAACCTCTATGAGATGAGCCCTTATACCACTACTAGTTTTGAACCGAGATCAGcaataaatacaaaaagcGTTCGATCTAATGCAAGTATAATGAACAAAATGAACATCAATGAAAATGCAATGAACGGTGTAAAAGACTATTTGTCCAACCATACCTTGAAAGATATTACAGATACAAAGCATTCAACGCCTTCTATTATGAAAGTGGAGCTGTTGCTAAATTATGATGACATaaatttggttgcaaattCAAACATTGAAGATGTAGAGGAAAACGGCGAGGAGCAGGACCGAGAAAACAAATCGCTACCATTGAATGCAGAGTTTAAAGGGATATGCAGTACTCCTACACCTACcaacaataaaaacaacactaataataataatactcCGTGGATGTTCTCAAAAGTGTTGGAATTAAAGCAAGAGCCAGTTGAAGTTTCGAATGCTCTGTTGgttgaaatgaaaaaggaaattttGCTAGATCATTCATTTAATCAATCAACTAATAATGCATCGGATCATTCGAGGCATTTTCTCGTGACTTTGAAATTTTCGCAACAAAACATTTCAAAGTTGCAAACACTATTTGTTAATTCAAGAAATTCGCCAAAACtacaatcacaatcacaatcacaaaaacaacaatttgaTGAAACTAGTATTTCTTCAGACGAGTCAGGTGAAACCATACACAGattaaaaaagaggaaaacagttataataaagaaaagaaaaagttgtgCAAACATTCCAAAGCCGAAGCCAAAACCAAAGCCATCAAACAGCAGATCCAAAAGCGGTTGCTGGACATGCAGAATTCGTCACAAAAGGTGTCCCGAGGAAAAACCTGCTTGTAGCCAATGTGAAAGACTACATTTGCAATGCGATTATTCGAAATCTAGACCAGATTATATGCTCGATGCTAGTCTACACTCTGCCAAGCTCGAAGATATCAAAGAGCAAACCAGTAAAgtcaagaagaagaatctACGCGAATTATGTATCAAGCGAAAGCACCAAAGATCTGCCTCACGCTTTGCACAAACTGACTAAAGAATtcacaaaaaataaaaaaaatgagagagtgagagaaagaaacacGAAAATTCAAGGTAGCTTTTGTTCGTGAATCTATTCTATTTACTTTGCGTATAATCTACTTTTCCTcatctttctattttgtgTTGCTCACGCCTTGAGtgagaaaaataaaaacgaCACATTTTCTTACACACTCAAATACACTATATCTAGGACAAACTTTGCAGAACCCATAAATATTCGTTCAGggcgaaaaaaaaagaaagttttttttttattgaaaaaaaaaatttaactaacaaaaaaatataaacagaaaaaaaaaaaaacaaaagagatagagatagagagagagcgagagagaggaaaaaaaaaatgcaattTTAAACCGTGTCTGTCCTTTTTCGGTGCTcaattttcaacattttAATATATCCATTAATCAGGTTGAGAAATTCACATcctgttcttttcttttgcttttacttcctttcttttagaaaaaaaaaatacataaATACTAGATAAGTGAACACCATATTTTATCTATAAAACACATACAACATTGGTAATTTGACCATGCTACAGTTGCTTTTTGTTGCACTTGTTGGCTTTTTTGCAAGCTTAACAAATGCGTTTTATTTACCTGGTGTAGCGCCAACCGATTATAAAAAGGGTGACCCGGTTCCGCTATTGGTCAATCACTTGACTCCATCATTGCACCATGTTTCcaaccaaaataaaatcaacTCCGCCACATATGTTTACTCTTACGACTACTACTATCCCAAATTCCATTTCTGTCAGCCCGAAGGTGGTCCAAAGAAACAGCTGGAGTCGCTCGGTTCGATCATCTTTGGAGACCGTATTTTCAATTCCCCATTTGAGATTAAAATGCTTGAGCCTTTAAAGTGTCAAAGATTGTGTACGAGCAAATACCCAAAGGCTGATTCAGTGTTTGTTAACAGAAACATTAGAGCTGGATACAACCACAATTGGCTCGTTGATGGACTTCCAGTTGCAAGCATATTACAAGACCGTCGTACCAATAGTGAGTTTTACGGTGCAGGTTTCCATATCGGTGAAGTAGACAAGGATCAACGTGCTGTTTTGTATAACCATTTTGATATCGAAGTGGAATACCACAAGAGATCAGATGATATCTACCGTGTCGTTGGTGTGACCGCTGCTGCAATGTCATTGGATAGATCTGAGTTGGAGGACGAAACTGATGCCGATAAACTATGCAGCTTTGAAGATTTACAACAGGTGCACTTGGAAAAGGACAAAGACACCGAGGTTTTGTTTACTTACACCGTCAACTTCAAAGAGAGTCCAGTTGCTTGGGCTACAAGATGGGACAAGTACCTCCACGTATACGATCCCAAGATTCAATGGTTTTCTTTAATCAACTTCTCTCTTATTGTGTTAATCCTAGGCATTGTTATTACCCACATCTTGATCAGAACCTTGAAGAACGATATTGTTAAATACAATGAGGTGAACTTGGATGATGACATCAGCGATGAAAGTGGCTGGAAATTGGTTCATGGTGATGTGTTTagaccaccaccacaaagAATGCTTTTGTCTGTTTTGGTTGGTAGTGGTGTTCAAATCTTTTTCATGGCGTTTGTCACCATCATTTTTGCCTTATTTGGATTATTATCGCCATCAAACAGAGGTGCTTTATCCACATTCATGTTGATTGTTTACATTGGAAGTAgtattctttcttcctttgtGTCAGGATACTTGTACAGATTCCTTGGTGGCGACAACTGGAAATTGAACTTGGTGCTCACACCAGTACTCGTCCCGGGTATTTTGTTTGGAATCTTTGTATTccttaatttctttttgatttcagTCGACTCATCCGGCGCCGTGCCAATGGGAACCATGGTTGCTGTGATCTTTATCTGGTTTGCCATTTCACTCCCCTTGTCCATTGCTGGTGCAATTTTGGCTTCCAAGAGACCTTTGCTCGATGTTCCAGTGAGAACAAACCAAATTCCAAGACAAGTGCCTCAACAACCATGGTACTTGAGACTGATCCCAGTCATGTTCATTAGTGGTATTTTCCCATTCGGCTCGATTGCAGTGGAGATGTATTTCATTTACTCTTCGTTGTGGTTCAACAAGATCTTTTACATGTTTGgattcttgttcttctgcttcttgcTCATGATTTTGACAACTTGTTTAATCACAGTGTTGATGGTTTACTATACATTATGCTCAGAGAATTACAAATGGCAATGGAAATCTATATTCATTGGTGGAGGATGCGCCATCTATGTCTTTATCCATTCGTTGTTCTTGATGGGTGGTGAGAAGTTGGGAGGGTTCACTTCCATGGTTTTGTACACCGGGTACTCCATCGTCATCTCACTCCTTGTGTTCCTCTGCTGCTCAAGTGTTGGTTTCATTAGCAGTTTATTCTTTGTGAGAAAAATCTACGGTCAAATCAAGATTGACTAGGTGTtgtgtttcctttttttttctctaaaaaaaaatatatatatatatacatacttatatatatatgaatatataaGGGGACTACGGTGTTTTCAGAAATAGAATCTATTTATTGGTTTACTTGATCATCAAAAGTTAATAAATACTAGTTAAAAAATTACTCTCATTTTTCCTCCCCACCGTCACCGCTATTTTGAAGTTAACTCGTTGTGAGTATTGATGCAAAGATTTATTAAtaaaatcaagaaaagaaagaaagaaaaaacaagaagaggCACTTATTGGCGGATATGACTATTATTTTTCGACTCTTTTTATTGCAAAACCTCGTAGAActatataatatatatatatatctactTATACCCATTCATCAAGTCCTTTTGTACAGCAACCTTGACTTCTTCAAGCCAACCTAAATCCTTAGCTGGCTGACCAGTGTACGAGAAATCAAGTTTATCTCTCGTGAGCTGGTCTCGTATTTGTCTCACCTTGGACTCACTCAATTGCAAATTGTTTAAATTCAAATTAAGCAAATTGAACGAGATTGATAAATTGTGGTTGATTTTAGAAACCTCATCAGTGGGCTGCATATGAGAAATGATACGTTTGGTGAACGCCACAACATAAAACAGCTGCACAACAGATGCACACAAGTAAGGATGTACTACACTCTTGTTGGATATTGTCGTTGTACTAAGgtaatttgcaaaatgcaTAACCGTTGAGGCCAATACATCTAACCTTGCAGTGAGGGTTGACAAATTTATGTTTGAAGCAGTTTCATTGAGTATTAGTTGGTAAACTGCATATTTGCGACGAATAATATTGGTAAAATGAGTACATAAAACATCGGGACTCAGTGTGTGAAGTTCGTCCTTAATTTCGTAACCATTAGTTCGATTGCACAAGTGTTTTCGATCATTCAAAATGTTAGTTAAACATAACTCATCCTTCAAGATTGGGCACTCCATTGTAAGTAGATTATTCTCTTTGTCATTACCCAAGATCAATGTAGTTGCTGTAGAGTCCAAAGTGACAAGTTTTGTGGTACCTTCAACAAGACTGGAGACACTATCGATAATCACAAGTGTCAAATACAACCTCACAAAGGCAATTAAAAGTGGGTCCAATGGTTCttttaaactctttttttgtaaatacACTTCCACTGGAGTCAAGTCACCAAAAAATGCCGCTGCCATTGCAATACCAGGAGAATAGCGCACGCCTTTAAGAAGCAAAGTGTAATTGAGCACCACCAAGCTTGCAGCAAAAATGAACCTAGTATACTTGTTTACTTTAGATTGCGAGGCAATCAGCTGCAAcctaaagaacaaagataTTGAAGCATATTCTTCTGTGGTTTTGAAGTTgatcaaatcattcaaaGCAAGATGGAAACTTTCTACAATGTTTTCAATTGGCATTTCGTCCCCCGTTGACTTGATCATGCTTATTAGTGTCTCTGCAGAAACCTGCAAAATGGGGAAAGTTGGTGCAAAAGTGCGCTCATATACTTCCAAGTC
Encoded proteins:
- the TMN2 gene encoding Transmembrane 9 super member 2 (BUSCO:EOG09261FH7), translated to MLQLLFVALVGFFASLTNAFYLPGVAPTDYKKGDPVPLLVNHLTPSLHHVSNQNKINSATYVYSYDYYYPKFHFCQPEGGPKKQSESLGSIIFGDRIFNSPFEIKMLEPLKCQRLCTSKYPKADSVFVNRNIRAGYNHNWLVDGLPVASILQDRRTNSEFYGAGFHIGEVDKDQRAVLYNHFDIEVEYHKRSDDIYRVVGVTAAAMSLDRSELEDETDADKLCSFEDLQQVHLEKDKDTEVLFTYTVNFKESPVAWATRWDKYLHVYDPKIQWFSLINFSLIVLILGIVITHILIRTLKNDIVKYNEVNLDDDISDESGWKLVHGDVFRPPPQRMLLSVLVGSGVQIFFMAFVTIIFALFGLLSPSNRGALSTFMLIVYIGSSILSSFVSGYLYRFLGGDNWKLNLVLTPVLVPGILFGIFVFLNFFLISVDSSGAVPMGTMVAVIFIWFAISLPLSIAGAILASKRPLLDVPVRTNQIPRQVPQQPWYLRSIPVMFISGIFPFGSIAVEMYFIYSSLWFNKIFYMFGFLFFCFLLMILTTCLITVLMVYYTLCSENYKWQWKSIFIGGGCAIYVFIHSLFLMGGEKLGGFTSMVLYTGYSIVISLLVFLCCSSVGFISSLFFVRKIYGQIKID